In Colletotrichum destructivum chromosome 1, complete sequence, the sequence ATGTGTCCAGCAACGGAGTGTTGGTTTATAGTATCGTACCCAAGTCTAAGTGGCATCCGTTGATCGCCACGCGCCCCTCATATATCCAAGCAGTCCACGGACAGCCGTCGTCATGTTTGCCATGCCGTCTTCACAGGCACCACATcaccctcttccccttttTCCTTGCCACTCTGCTTCTCACCCTCGCCGCTCCCAGCCATATTACCCGAATatctctccccctccccctctctcctctcgtCCGCAGACACCCCAACCCCTGACCCCGCATccccaacaccaccaccgccgccgccctcctcgtcctccgtcgcctccgcctccgccttggCAGCCTTCCTCAGATACCACTTGAAGACGTAGACGAGGATCTGCGCCATGAACACCTGCTCGATGGTGTACAGCAGCACGGGGATCTGGACCAGCGCCCTCGTCAGGTCGTCCGAGGCCGTCCACATGGCCGTCGCCAGCGGGATGCCGAGGGACGTcgtcttggcggcgccgcagAAGCACACAGCGATGGTCTGCTCGCGCGACAGCTGGCGCACCGTCAGCGCGCGGCGCAGGAGCCCGGGCGCAGCGCGGGACGCCACGCGCGGGTTGACGGCCTCGCACGCCGAGAGGGGCGGGCGCGCCGCGTAGAAGCAGATGAGGGTGAAGAGCATGTAGAGGGCGACGTTCATGAAGAcgttgaagatgatggacGCGTGCGGCGTCACGAAGAGCGCGCCCGTCttgaaggcggccgagaaggttGTCCTGTCCGTTTGGTAGGGTTCCGTCAGCAAAGgcaagaagaaagaaaagttgaaagaagaaaaagagcaAGGCATCATCattatcatcatcagcagcagcagttcCCCACTCACCAGACGAGCAAAATCAGACAAAAGGTCGACACCTTGGCGAGGTAAAACGTCCGTAGCGCCCAGTCGACGCGCTTCTCCCAGAACCACCGCAcgacctggccgacggccagcggcagcaggACGCTAAGGCCGAGCTGCTTAAGGACGTTGGCGTACATGCCGCCGAGGGTGCTCGGGTTCGCGGGCTGCCAGTCGGCGAACTCGGGCGTCTTGGGGATGAAGCCGTAGATGAGGCCCGGGGAGATGAAGCTGCCGAGGAcgttgccgatgacgacctcgatgatggccgccgcctcgtcgccgcccgagGCGCGCGTCATGACCACGTTGGAGGCGATGGTCGTCGGTAGGCACGATGCGACGAccatgccgacgatgatCGGGGTCGACAAGACGTTGTTGcggaggccgccggcggcgatgatgatgtggaTGATGACTTTTATTCCCCGGGCATTAGTCTCAGTTATCCTCTTGCGATTGCTTCTCGTGAAAATGGAAAAGATcaggaagaaaaagaaagagaggaaaaaaaaaaaagggggggggatgagtGAGGATCAAATCAAAATCACCAAGTCTCTCTTACTTAGGAGTATCACGGGTATGACGATGAAGCTGATGCCCTGGACGATGATGTGCAGGCGCCAGTTGGTGAGGTTCTGCCGCAGCTTGGCGTGCGAGAGCTGCAGGCCgctgacgaggaagatgatggcgatgccgccgtAGATGATGGAGTACTCGGACCTGATCGGACCGCCCCTGGCCGCGACGTCTTCCACGGAGATATCTATCGTCAGCGATGCGCCATTGCGaaattcttttttttttcttttcttttaaAACAACCGACCGTCGGACTTACTCGGGAAGAGATACGCAAACACACAGCTCAATCCGAACCCGATGACGAGCCACTGCGCGAGCACAAACTTGATgaccttgacggccttcACCCGGAAGCGGGCTCCGGCCGACGCGTCGGACGggtgcttctcctcctccccgtccgcCGCTCGGTTATGGCCGCCCGCGGAGCCGGTCATGGATTATACGCTTTCCCCAA encodes:
- a CDS encoding Putative sodium bile acid cotransporter, sodium/solute symporter superfamily is translated as MTGSAGGHNRAADGEEEKHPSDASAGARFRVKAVKVIKFVLAQWLVIGFGLSCVFAYLFPNVAARGGPIRSEYSIIYGGIAIIFLVSGLQLSHAKLRQNLTNWRLHIIVQGISFIVIPVILLIIIHIIIAAGGLRNNVLSTPIIVGMVVASCLPTTIASNVVMTRASGGDEAAAIIEVVIGNVLGSFISPGLIYGFIPKTPEFADWQPANPSTLGGMYANVLKQLGLSVLLPLAVGQVVRWFWEKRVDWALRTFYLAKVSTFCLILLVWTTFSAAFKTGALFVTPHASIIFNVFMNVALYMLFTLICFYAARPPLSACEAVNPRVASRAAPGLLRRALTVRQLSREQTIAVCFCGAAKTTSLGIPLATAMWTASDDLTRALVQIPVLLYTIEQVFMAQILVYVFKWYLRKAAKAEAEATEDEEGGGGGGVGDAGSGVGVSADERREGEGERYSGNMAGSGEGEKQSGKEKGEEGDVVPVKTAWQT